In Actinomadura citrea, a single window of DNA contains:
- a CDS encoding acyltransferase, protein MSPKRPLRQVLAARVKQRARQGVHTVVHHAWEWIQRHGEITPHTPGRREFAYLGEGACIGFPTGAIYGEPWISIGDHTLVGTHVTISAGFVPGLDLGPDVIVRIGGSCSLGRGTHIVGHQSIDIGDDVFTGPNVYITDQNHTYGDLHTPIGRQWPENNPVVIGDGCWIGTGAIILPGTRLGRNVAVAGGAVVRGEFPDHSVIGGVPAKILRSHDKENGWQPPLRTDPLMSLDELASLSVDGLEGLQILQDRLRAESAAREGDVLSEEAG, encoded by the coding sequence ATGTCGCCAAAACGCCCCTTGCGGCAGGTGCTGGCGGCCCGCGTGAAGCAGCGGGCGCGCCAGGGCGTGCACACGGTCGTGCACCACGCCTGGGAATGGATCCAGCGGCACGGGGAGATCACCCCGCACACGCCGGGCCGCCGCGAGTTCGCCTACCTGGGCGAGGGCGCCTGCATCGGATTCCCGACCGGCGCGATCTACGGCGAGCCCTGGATCTCGATCGGCGACCACACGCTGGTCGGCACGCACGTCACCATCTCCGCCGGGTTCGTGCCCGGCCTCGACCTCGGGCCGGACGTCATCGTCCGGATCGGCGGGAGCTGCTCGCTCGGCCGCGGCACCCACATCGTCGGCCACCAGTCGATCGACATCGGCGACGACGTCTTCACCGGCCCGAACGTCTACATCACCGACCAGAACCACACCTACGGCGACCTGCACACGCCGATCGGGCGGCAGTGGCCGGAGAACAACCCGGTCGTGATCGGGGACGGCTGCTGGATCGGCACCGGGGCGATCATCCTTCCCGGCACCCGCCTCGGCCGCAACGTCGCGGTGGCCGGCGGTGCCGTCGTCCGCGGCGAGTTCCCCGACCACTCGGTCATCGGCGGCGTTCCGGCCAAGATCCTGCGCAGCCACGACAAGGAGAACGGCTGGCAGCCGCCCCTGCGCACCGACCCCCTCATGTCCCTGGACGAGCTCGCGTCCCTCTCGGTGGACGGCCTGGAGGGCCTGCAGATCCTCCAGGACAGGCTGCGCGCCGAGTCCGCCGCCCGTGAGGGCGACGTCCTCAGCGAGGAAGCCGGCTGA
- a CDS encoding DEAD/DEAH box helicase: MPAIADEERVPTFAELGLPPVLVSALVRQGIEAPFPIQAAAIPDVMTGRDVLGRGKTGSGKTLAFGLPLLARLAGRKAAPKRPLALILVPTRELAQQVQTNLEPLGRGLGLRFKTVIGQTSMFKQIDALRRGVEVLVATPGRLKDLMRQGACDLSDVEIAVLDEADHMADMGFLPDVTDILDAAKPGGQRLLFSATLDKDVDVLVRRYLHEPVTHAIGPVDESVATMDHHLLLVAPKEKSAITAEIANREGRTILFARTKHGVDRLAKQLTQAGVRAAGLHGGKSQGLRTRTLAEFREGTISVLVATDVAARGIHVDDVSLVMHVDPPADHKDYMHRAGRTARAGERGTVVTLVLPHQVRATSAMTRRAGINAPRTRVSAGDSELVKVTGARQPSGIPIEEPIIPERPARREGGRGRQGGGRRGRGPRTFDREGGNRRRDGEGGHGEHRSYSSGERRGGPRTGGGSHGNRRGASYGGDRRTARTS, from the coding sequence ATGCCCGCCATCGCGGACGAGGAGAGGGTTCCCACCTTCGCCGAGCTCGGCCTCCCGCCGGTGCTGGTGAGCGCCCTGGTCCGCCAGGGCATCGAGGCGCCGTTCCCGATCCAGGCCGCCGCCATCCCCGACGTCATGACGGGACGCGACGTCCTCGGGCGCGGCAAGACCGGCTCCGGCAAGACCCTGGCGTTCGGGCTGCCGCTCCTGGCCCGCCTCGCCGGCCGCAAGGCCGCCCCCAAGCGTCCCCTGGCGCTGATCCTCGTCCCGACCCGCGAGCTCGCCCAGCAGGTCCAGACGAACCTGGAGCCGCTCGGCCGCGGGCTCGGCCTGCGCTTCAAGACCGTCATCGGCCAGACCTCGATGTTCAAGCAGATCGACGCCCTGCGCCGCGGCGTCGAGGTGCTCGTGGCCACCCCGGGCCGGCTCAAGGACCTGATGCGCCAGGGCGCCTGCGACCTGTCCGACGTCGAGATCGCCGTGCTCGACGAGGCCGACCACATGGCCGACATGGGCTTCCTGCCCGACGTCACCGACATCCTGGACGCCGCCAAGCCCGGCGGGCAGCGGCTGCTGTTCTCCGCCACCCTCGACAAGGACGTCGACGTCCTGGTCCGGCGGTACCTGCATGAGCCGGTCACGCACGCGATCGGCCCGGTGGACGAGTCCGTCGCCACCATGGACCACCACCTGCTGCTCGTGGCGCCCAAGGAGAAGAGCGCCATCACCGCCGAGATCGCCAACCGCGAGGGCCGGACGATCCTGTTCGCCCGCACCAAGCACGGTGTCGACCGGCTCGCCAAGCAGCTCACCCAGGCGGGGGTCCGCGCGGCGGGCCTGCACGGCGGCAAGAGCCAGGGCCTGCGCACCCGCACCCTCGCCGAGTTCCGCGAGGGCACCATCAGCGTGCTGGTCGCCACCGACGTCGCCGCCCGCGGCATCCACGTCGACGACGTGTCCCTGGTGATGCACGTCGACCCGCCCGCCGACCACAAGGACTACATGCACCGCGCCGGGCGCACCGCCCGCGCCGGCGAGCGCGGCACCGTCGTCACGCTCGTCCTGCCGCACCAGGTGCGCGCCACGTCCGCGATGACGCGCCGCGCCGGCATCAACGCGCCCCGGACCCGGGTGTCCGCCGGCGACTCCGAGCTGGTCAAGGTGACCGGCGCCCGGCAGCCGTCCGGCATCCCGATCGAGGAGCCGATCATCCCCGAGCGGCCGGCGCGCCGTGAGGGCGGCCGCGGCCGGCAGGGCGGCGGGCGTCGGGGCCGCGGCCCGCGCACCTTCGACCGCGAGGGCGGCAACCGCCGCCGCGACGGCGAGGGCGGGCACGGCGAGCACCGCTCCTACTCGTCCGGCGAACGCCGCGGCGGCCCCCGGACCGGCGGCGGCTCCCACGGCAACCGCCGGGGCGCCTCCTACGGGGGCGACCGCCGGACCGCCCGGACCAGCTGA